A part of Liolophura sinensis isolate JHLJ2023 chromosome 1, CUHK_Ljap_v2, whole genome shotgun sequence genomic DNA contains:
- the LOC135461364 gene encoding uncharacterized protein LOC135461364 isoform X1 has translation MVSGCNISQYNLITTENVTANTICSLWFQIRNAVEMGKSSHAPAMIALYVLTILIYVAALIFSGLSARTENGGLFERTASNVSDIFILEITPAGWTFSIWGFIYAWQALWLVYGFTLICRRFGVGYLYTDPGVLPPGLLLSFCAASCFLITWLFLWDRLIIEASVAIIFLTAISLHIALAFGHDRLERISTILTQHGQAKEVWFVRILVLNGLAFFNTWVSTASCFNFAQVMVYAGSYPVPQKAASTAALVLLTVIVFLWFILKNFVFEKALRFTYSPFIVLPVALAGIITKNWNRDSGNSLFTAMLLVVVGGMFVISVIHTVVKLTREIKRSVSYNEEMKL, from the exons ATGGTATCTGGATGTAACATTTCTCAATACAACCTAATTACGACTGAGAACGTGACGGCCAATACTATCTGTTCACTGTGGTTTCAGATCCGAAACGCTGTAGAGATGGGCAAGTCTTCGCACGCACCTGCTATGATAGCGCTCTATGTGCTTACCATCCTCATTTACGTGGCCGCTCTCATCTTTAGCGGCTTGAGTGCTAGAACTGAAAACGGCG GGCTTTTTGAGAGAACAGCTTCCAACGTCTCGGACATTTTTATCCTGGAGATCACCCCAGCAGGCTGGACCTTCTCTATATGGGGGTTTATCTACGCGTGGCAAGCCCTTTGGTTGGTATATGGCTTCACCCTGATTTGCCGGCGGTTTGGAGTGGGTTACCTGTACACTGACCCAGGGGTGTTGCCACCAGGACTACTCCTATCCTTTTGTGCCGCCAGTTGCTTTCTCATTACCTGGCTGTTCCTGTGGGATAGGCTTATCATAGAGGCCTCAGTCGCCATCATATTTCTCACAGCCATTTCGCTGCACATTGCTTTGGCCTTCGGACACGATCGTTTGGAGAGAATCTCAACAATTCTTACCCAACATGGACAGGCCAAGGAAGTTTGGTTTGTCCGAATTTTAGTGTTGAACGGGTTGGCCTTTTTTAATACATGGGTGTCCACTGCCAGTTGTTTTAACTTCGCCCAGGTCATGGTTTACGCGGGATCTTACCCTGTTCCCCAGAAAGCCGCATCCACGGCGGCCCTCGTCCTTCTCACCGTAATCGTTTTTCTGTGGTTCATTCTGAAAAATTTCGTCTTTGAGAAAGCCCTTCGTTTCACGTACAGCCCTTTCATCGTGTTACCAGTAGCGCTAGCGGGAATCATTACAAAGAACTGGAACCGGGACAGCGGCAACTCTCTGTTCACGGCCATGCTGTTGGTTGTTGTCGGGGGAATGTTTGTCATCTCAGTGATTCATACAGTTGTCAAGCTAACTAGAGAGATAAAGCGCTCTGTTTCTTATAACGAAGAGATGAAATTATAA
- the LOC135461364 gene encoding uncharacterized protein LOC135461364 isoform X2: protein MGKSSHAPAMIALYVLTILIYVAALIFSGLSARTENGGLFERTASNVSDIFILEITPAGWTFSIWGFIYAWQALWLVYGFTLICRRFGVGYLYTDPGVLPPGLLLSFCAASCFLITWLFLWDRLIIEASVAIIFLTAISLHIALAFGHDRLERISTILTQHGQAKEVWFVRILVLNGLAFFNTWVSTASCFNFAQVMVYAGSYPVPQKAASTAALVLLTVIVFLWFILKNFVFEKALRFTYSPFIVLPVALAGIITKNWNRDSGNSLFTAMLLVVVGGMFVISVIHTVVKLTREIKRSVSYNEEMKL from the exons ATGGGCAAGTCTTCGCACGCACCTGCTATGATAGCGCTCTATGTGCTTACCATCCTCATTTACGTGGCCGCTCTCATCTTTAGCGGCTTGAGTGCTAGAACTGAAAACGGCG GGCTTTTTGAGAGAACAGCTTCCAACGTCTCGGACATTTTTATCCTGGAGATCACCCCAGCAGGCTGGACCTTCTCTATATGGGGGTTTATCTACGCGTGGCAAGCCCTTTGGTTGGTATATGGCTTCACCCTGATTTGCCGGCGGTTTGGAGTGGGTTACCTGTACACTGACCCAGGGGTGTTGCCACCAGGACTACTCCTATCCTTTTGTGCCGCCAGTTGCTTTCTCATTACCTGGCTGTTCCTGTGGGATAGGCTTATCATAGAGGCCTCAGTCGCCATCATATTTCTCACAGCCATTTCGCTGCACATTGCTTTGGCCTTCGGACACGATCGTTTGGAGAGAATCTCAACAATTCTTACCCAACATGGACAGGCCAAGGAAGTTTGGTTTGTCCGAATTTTAGTGTTGAACGGGTTGGCCTTTTTTAATACATGGGTGTCCACTGCCAGTTGTTTTAACTTCGCCCAGGTCATGGTTTACGCGGGATCTTACCCTGTTCCCCAGAAAGCCGCATCCACGGCGGCCCTCGTCCTTCTCACCGTAATCGTTTTTCTGTGGTTCATTCTGAAAAATTTCGTCTTTGAGAAAGCCCTTCGTTTCACGTACAGCCCTTTCATCGTGTTACCAGTAGCGCTAGCGGGAATCATTACAAAGAACTGGAACCGGGACAGCGGCAACTCTCTGTTCACGGCCATGCTGTTGGTTGTTGTCGGGGGAATGTTTGTCATCTCAGTGATTCATACAGTTGTCAAGCTAACTAGAGAGATAAAGCGCTCTGTTTCTTATAACGAAGAGATGAAATTATAA